The genomic stretch TACGGGTTTATCTATTGCAACGCTCGCTATTATGGGGGTGGGATTGTTGTGTGCCGGTCATTATGTGGAATGGAAATACTTTTTTTATACTTTGTTAGGTATTTCTTTTTTGTTTGGCGCACCCGCTATTGCCTTAGCCATACGTAGTCTTTTTTCGTAAATAGTAAAGTATTTAAAGAAAAATAATAAGTTTAGAGGGAATTAATATGCAAGATTACCAACTCGAAGTCGATCCGCTCGCACTGGCTTTAACACGTCCACCGTTGTTCATGGGAATTCCGATACGTTTTTTCTTTGCGAATCTAGGCATCAATATTCTGATTTGTATTGATTTTCATACTTTAATGGGTATTCCTCTATTTGGGCTATTTCATCTGGTTTTATTTCGGCTTGCAACGAAAGATCTGCAGTTTTTTTGCTTATGGTTGAAATTTTTCACACAAACGCCACCTGTTTTGAACAGTGGTTTTTGGGGTGGAACAAATAGTTATCAGCCGGGGTGAAGTATATGTTTGCTAAAAAGATAAAACAAAAAAATCCTCTACCAAGCCGCTTACTAAGAAATGAAGTCAATGCTTCACGCCATATTAATATCTTAGGGCATTACAATAACGATACCTTGATCGATAAAAGTGGCAAGCTCATTCAAATTATTCAACTGGCTGGGATTAATGAACTCACGCAAAGTGAAGCGGACTTAGACGCCTATAAAAATCGTCGCAATAGTTTATTAAAAAGTTTTTCCTCTGAATACGCGGTTTATTTCTGGACCCTGCGTCGCCAAACTACCGAGTATCCAGATGGAGAATTTAAACCAGGTTTTGCTCAGCAGTTGAATGAAAAATATAGAGAGCGAATCAAAAGGAATTCACTGTTTCAGAATGCGATTTATTTAGCAATCGTTACTAAACCGGCAGCGGGTGTTATCAATCAAGGATTTAATTGGATTAGCAAATTAAGCCGTCAGCTCGATAAAGAGGCACAACAACAGCAATTGGCTAAAACCTATCAAGCGCTTGAAGCAACCACACAAAAAGTGTTGCAAGTCTTGTCTGACTATCAACCGCAATTATTAACGGTTTATCAAAAGGATGAGCTTTATTTTTCGCAACCATTAGCTTTTGTGGATCAGTTGATTAATTACGATCGACAGGCTGTACCGCTAGCGGCGCAAGATGCGTCGATTTATATAGCAAGGAAACGCCTATTTTTTAATCATCGTTCAGGAACCATTGAATGCCGTGCAGGCGATCACAGTAAACAATTTGCTGCAGCACTGTCTATCAAGATGTATCCAGCGATGACCTATCAGGGTTTATTAGATAGCTTAAATTCGCTACGCATGGAATATACCATCACACAATCATTTCGATTTTATGATCGTTATTTGGCTAAAACTCGTTTACGCGATCAACAGCAAGATATGCAGCAAACAAAAGAAGAATCCAATCGACAAACAGAGCAGATCGATGAAGCGTTTGAAGAGGCAGCAAGTGGTGATGCGGGTTATGGCCAACATCATTTTAGTTTGCTGTGTTATGCCAACAGTCAGGAACAATTGAATCACCGCGTGGGCGAAATCATTGCTTTATTTTCTGATCGAGATATCGTGTGTATTCGCGAAGATATCGGTTGCGAATGTGCTTTCTGGGCGCAATTACCCGGTAATTTTGCTTACATTGTTCGAGCAGCGGAAATCTCAACAAAAAATATGGCGGCCTTTGCTAGCTTGCACAGTGACCCAGTAGGTCAAATGCAGGGTAATTTTTGGGGGAATGCCGTAACTGTCTTAGAAACACTTTCTGGCAGTCCTTTTTATTTTAATTTTCATACTAAAGATGTTGGAAATTTCATTATTGTGGGTGCCACCGGCAGTGGTAAAACCGTGTTAGTTGGGTTCCTTATCACACAAAGTATGAAGTTTGGTGGGAAACGCGTCATCTTTGATAAAGATCGCGGTTTGGAAATCTTAGTCAGAGCGTTGGGCGGTGTTTATGAAATTTTAAAACCAGGGAAATCTACCGGTTTTAATCCTTGTCAACTGAATGATACATCAGAAAACCGTACTTTCTTACTTAATCTTTTTAAGCAACTTCTAAAATCTCAACATAAGCCTCTCGATGAACAGGAAATAAAAATCATCGAAGATGCTATCGCAGGGATGTATCGCTTAAACCCAACAGAAAGACAGTTTTGTCATATCGCGCCATTTTTTGGTAAAAATAGTCCGGGTTCACTGCGTGCACGATTTGAATGTTGGCACAGTCATCGTGAACAGGCTTGGGTTTTTGATAATGTCAGCGATTGTTTTGAACAGCAACAGTATGACACGGATGTAATCGGTCTTGATTTAAGCCATCTTTTAAAAGATGAAGTGTGTAAAACACCCACGTTAATGTACCTACTGCATCGCTTCAGTCAGCAACTCGAAGGTCAACGCGGCATGATCTTTCTCGATGAAGGTTGGTTAGCGCTACAGGATGATTATTTCAAAAACATTATCAATGATTTATCGCGTACACCGCGCAAGAAAAATAATTTTTTTGGTTTAGCCACGCAAGCGGCACAGGATACGTCTGTTTCAGCCATTCAAGCACCGATTAATGAAGCAGCAGCCTGTAAGATCTTTTTTCCTAATCCTATGGCCGATCGAAAAACCTATATCGAAGGTTTCGGTTTAACAGAACGCGAATTTGAGTTAATAAAAACCTTACCGGATGACAGTCATTATTTTTTATTGAATTACGGTCGTGGCAAGGAATCGGTTGTGCTAAGAGCTAATCTCAAAGAATTAGACGATGAGATTGCCATCATTTCTGGACGGCAAGAAACGGTAAGCTTATTGGATACTATTCATGCTGAAGTAGGGGATGATCCAAAGATTTGGCTACCTATTTTTCAGCAACGCAGAAAAATGGAGAAAAGCAGATGCTAAACCCAATTCACTGTACTTACAAAACTGTAGCGCTTAGTTTATTCATGATTTTATCTTTTCCTAGTTATGCCGATCCTATTAGCGATTTAGTCAATATTGCGGCACAAATTCAAGGCTATCAATTACAGATTTCGAGTATTCAAAATACGATACAAGGATTAACTCACCAGATACAAGATGCCGTATCGGGTCAATCAGCATGGGGACATTCGCAATTTACCGATCATCAATCTTGGGGTGAAAATACGGATCGTTGGGGTTCTGTTTTAAGTATGGCGGGAAACGGCGGAAATAATAGCCAATTAGGACGAACGCTGCGTGCATTAGTTGAAGAATTTCCTGTAGCGACCGAACTCTATAACAGTGTGAACCCAAATAAAATGGACCAAAAATATTATGCCTTAAAAGCTAAAACGGCTTTAGCCGCTAGAGCGGCGAGTCAATTGAGCTACGATAAAATTCAAGATCAGATTAACTATGCCAATCAATTACGTCAACAAATTGGCACAACGGCTACCTTAAAACAATCAGTTGATTTAGAAAGTCGCCTTACACTAGAAAATAATTTAATTCAGCTAGAAATGTTGCGCCAATTAGCGCTAATCAATCAGCAACACGCGATTGATGCACAAGCAGAAGTGAATGATGCGGTACAGAATGCCCATTTTCTTAATGCAAACTATAAATAAACATGTAAAACAATAGGAAAGCAAACAATGGAAAATTTATCTAGGCATTTATTAAGCGTATTATTAGTATTTTTAGTTTTATGTTTAACCAGTTGTGCGAATACACCATTACAAGCACCTTGTGATGCAAATGCTACTTTTTGTGGCACAAAAACAAAAATTAATTCATGGTAAAAGGAGCTATCTATGCCATTACTTTACAAACGATTTGTTTTATTCAGTATTTTAATAGCCAGTTTTTCTTTTTTAGCAGCATGTAGTCATAAAAATCCTTTAGTGGATGAGAAAATAATTCGAGCGTTGGATGAAGATTTCTTTTTAAGAGGAGATGGCCAGCCTATTAATGAATGCGCTCACTATTTCATCGATCCTAAACAAAATTTACCCTTAAAAAATAAATGTGAAGGTTGGACAAAAAAATATTACCGTAGCTTAATGAATAAGCATTTTATTCCTGTTAGTACGACGTTAAAAGATTTTAGAGATCCTGATTTCTGGAAAAAAATAAAAGCATTTTCTCTCTTATAGATCAAATAAAATGATGCTCTCTGCTCAGAGTTTTATTACGGATACATTAACCGCGGTAGACGGTGTGATTGGCCACTATGTCCAAACGGTCTATCTGCAGTTAGCAGTACAATACAACAGTACACTCTTGCTGTTGTGTACACTTTATATTCTGTTGCTAGGCTATCGTTTTACCATGCATACCTTGAGTGCTGATTTCAGCACTATTAGCCGACATTTAATTGTTTTATGCATAGTTTATGGATTGATTACCAATTGGTCTTTATATTATCTCTTTGTTTATAACCTTTTTACGAATGAACCAGGTGATATCGCCCAAGTGATGGTTAATGCATCCAACCCATTGACTTCTGATCAATCAATTGCGCAAGCACTTAATCAAGTTTATAGCACAGGGATGGATGCCTCCAAAAAATTATTTAATGGAGGAATTAGACTTTTTTTCTGTAGTATTTTCATATTTGTTTTTACTTTTGTATGTTGTTTGACGGCGCTAGGACTTTTAATCTACGCAAAGCTCGCGATGGCCATTGCGTTAGCACTCGGTCCAATTTTTCTACCTTTTATTCTTTGGGAGTCAACGCGTGGTTGGTTTGGCAGCTGGCTGAGAAAATTATTTAATTTCGCATTAATCCCTATCGTAACAGCCAGTATTTTATCTCTCATGCTGTCGGTGATGGAGCTGGTTTTACCTGACCTAAATAGCCAAGCGGCACAAGGAAATCCCGATTTTTTTACCATGGGATTGTTTGGCGGCTTATCTTTAGTGACCGCTTTTTTGTTAAAACAAAGTTTACCGATCGCAAGCAGTTTAAGTGGCGGGCTTACGCTGGCCGCTTTAGGTCAAGTAGGCAGTATGGTGAGTTCTACTCTTAGAGCAACTGGCATGAATGCTGCAGGGCGTTTGGCTGGAAAAGGAATTAAAGCCATAGGGAACGTAATGGCTAACAAAGCGGCAAGTCAAAAAAAATCAACCGTCAATGCAGCCGTAGAGCAAGGAAAAAAATGAAAACGAATACAAGTGAAGCATTTTACCAAAAAGCTGCTGATTGGCGTTATGATGTTTATCATAGCAAAGCCATTTGGTTACGTTATTCGTTGATTGGAAATATAGGATTATTGCTTTGTTTATTGTTTACATTAATCATGCTGACTTGTTTGATCCCACTCAAACAAAAAGTACCTTACCTGTATGCGTTTAATAACGCGACGGGTGAAATAACTAAGCTGGGTAAATTAGAACCTACGCAGCTAACGGCTAATTGGCAGATGACACGTTATTTTCTTATACACTATGTCATCAATCGAGAAAGCTATGATAGCGATAATTTAGAAATTCCTTACCAATTAGCGTGGGCTCAATCGGATGTCATGATCCGAAAACAATACGATGCTGAAGTGGATAGTAATGTATTGACTTCCCCGTATCGCAAATATGGAAAAAATAAAGCGGTCACAGTACGAGTGTTATCGGTTTCACGCTTGAATGACAATACGGCGGCTATTCGCTTCGAAAAACGATTGAGTGATAAAGCATCTAATACACAACAAGTGGCGAATCAAGAAGTCATCGTGAAATGGCACTATCAATCAGTTAAAGCAACCCAAGTTCAACTAGATAGAAATCCACTCGGATTTACCGTGACGTATTACCAAGTGACACCGGTTAATTTAAATGAGGAGAACCGTCATGAGTGAACGAATTACTTTTCTTTTATTGAGCATGCTTATCATTACCATGGGACATAGCATGGCGCAAGCGGCTTTGCTTCCTAGGCAGGTTACAGCGGATCAACATGTTAAAACAGTCAACTATGATCCGAATAACGTGGTTATTATCCACGGACATTATGGTTATCAGACACAAGTGGTGTTTGCCGGGGACGAGGAAGTACAAAATATATCTATCGGCGATAGCTTAGCTTGGCAAGCGGTATCGGTTAAAAATAATCTGTTTATCAAACCTATGGCTGCATCAAAGACTAATATGACCGTACTGACCAATGTTAATAGCTATAATTTTCAATTAGATTCGAATGATACAAAAACTTCACCGACATATAAATTACAGTTTATCTATCCGAGTGCAGGCTACGATCGAAGTGGACAAACCAATGCCCTTGGCGTTTGTGATCCGACCAAAATTAACTGGAAATATAGTTTTACCGGCGACAAACGATTAGCACCACGAGAAGCATTTGATTGTAACGGTCAGTTTACTTATTTCCGCTTCGACAATAGCTTACCCGCCATTTTTATTGTGGATAAGAATCGGCAAGAAACTTTAGTCAATTATCACATGAAAGGAAACTATGTCGTTGTCAATACGACAGCACCCCAATTTACTTTACGAAGCGGGCGTTATGTGACGAGTGTGTATAACGATGCCGCCATCGGTGATTGGCAGAACATAAAATAAATGGTGGTAACGTCATGGTAAAACAAACAACTTCCCCACCTGAAGGATTGCCCGAGATTACTGAACCAAGCCGTAAAAAGCCGGCTCTTCTTATCCTGTTGCTAAGTTTATTACTTTTATTAGGAATACATTTTCTGTTTCATTCTAAAAAAACTGAAACTAAAACCAAATTCGCAGTCGAAGAATCTTATACACTACCCAACAACGAGGGAAAGTCATCAAAATCATCCCCATTAAAAGGACAATCTGAAATTAAACAACTATCAGAACAACAATTGGCTTTATTACAAGCTAAACAAAAAGAATTACAACTGCGTTTATCTGCGCCCATGATGTTGCTTGAACAAAGCGGTAATCAATCCAGTAATTCCACGACACCCGTAAAATCTAAAACGCTCTCTACTGATCCCAACAGTCAATTTTTACAGCAGCTTAGTGGATCGAACATCAATAAACGGATTCAGGCAAATTCATTAGGTCCTTTAAATCAGTTGATCGCTCAGGGCCAGATCATGCATGCTATTTTAGAAACAGCGATTAATTCTGATTTACCGGGTTCCTTGCGGGCAATCATCGATCAGCCGGTTTATGCAGAAGATGGCTCGCAAGTGCTTATATCGCCAGGTAGTCGTTTGATCGGACAATACAAAAGTGGCATGTCGGAAGGGCAATCGCGAATTTTTATTGTTTGGACACGTTTAATAACGCCGGGTGGTTTGAGTCTGAATTTAGATTCGTCGGGTGTCGATTCATTAGGTATGGCGGGAACGGCTGCCGATGTTATTGATCGACATTTTTGGCAACGATTTGGAACGGCTACACTTCTTTCGATTTTGGGTGCGGGTACATCTAATGTCGGTGTTGCTAATAACGCATCCTATAATGCAACCCAAGCCTATCGTATGGCTATAGCGAATAGTTTGAATCAAACCGCACAGCAAACATTGCAACAACAAACGACGATTCCACCGACCTTATGGGTAAATCAAGGGTCTCCCATCCAAGTGTTTGTAGCACATGACTTAGATTTTCGATCGGTTCATCAAGAAGCAAAAGGTAAAGTCAATGTCTTCTAAAATTATACAGAAAAAATGTCCATAAAAGCGTTAGAAAAACACATAGAACCCTTAAAACCTTTCTTACAAACAGCAGGTGTAACGGAAGTTTGCATTAATCAACCCGGTTTAGTATTTGTTGAAAAAAATGGAAATTTTACTTGCCATGAAATACAGATCTTAGAATTTAGCTTTCTTGAAGCATTAGCTAACCTGATTGCAGAATTTAACCATAAAACATTTCCGCACCCTTTAGTTTCAGGCTATTTACCGACGGGCGAACGCATACAATGTATTATGCCACCTGCTTGTGAAAAAAATAATGCGATTTATTCTATTCGTTGCCATTCACGTCATGAAATGAGTCTAGAGGATTATCAAAAAACAGGGGTTTTTGATGAGTTTGCTGTCGTAAACAAAGATGCGACTAAAGAAACAGCAACTTCTTTAAAAGAGTTACACGCGCAAAAAAATATTGCTGAATTTCTGAAGTTAGCAATAAGTGCTAAAAAAAACATGATCATTAGTGGTGGGACGGGTACCGGTAAGACAACCTTTCTCAATGCGTGTTTAAAACTTATTCCAGATACGGACCGTTTGATCACGGTAGAAGATACGCGAGAGGTTAAGGTAGCGCAGGCAAACAAAGTACATTTACTTTTTAATGAAGACGATAAAAATATGACCGCAGCGAAATTATTCAAGGCATGTTTACGCTTAAGGCCCGATAGAATACTGCTGTCTGAATTGCGCGGTGCTGAAGCATGGTCATTTCTGAGAGCAGCAAACAGTGGTCATCCAGGAAGCATCAGTACGGTGCATGCTGACACACCGGCAGGTTGTTTTGATCAGCTCGTATTCATGATGCAACAAGCAGGTTCAAATTCGAGTGAAGAAAAATTACGGACTTATATTCAATCTATCATTCCAATCATTATCCAGTTAAAACGTAGTGCTAACTCGAAACGATTTGTAGAGATAGCAGAGATTTATTTTGATAGTGGTTAGGCTAGGTGTCCAATCCATAATTTTACTAAAGTTTCTGCTATTTCAATTTATTAAATAAAGTTATTATTTATTTTTCAGTAAGCCATACTCTACTAAAAGAGAGTGTAATTGTCCTCTTGCTAATGGTTTTCGAAAAACACGATCGGCGCCGAGTGCTAAATAAGTTGCTTCGTTTTCTTTGTCATGGGCGGTTACTACGATGAAAGGAAGCGGTTTTCGTTGTATTTCTCTCGTGCGCGCTGCTTTTATGACATTTCCCCCAGGAATGTCCGGTAAGCCCATATCAAGCAAGACCATATCGTAATAAAGCTGACGGATTGCAGCTTGTCCTCGGCTAACACAATCAACCTGACAGCCCAAGCTTGCAAGAACTTGTTGATGGATGGTTCGAATAATGGGGTCGTCTTCAACAACCAAGATACGAGGGGTAAGGGAAGAGTTTGCAAAGTCATGATTCATAAAATTTCTCCTGAAAAGTGTTATTTTTTTATAGTGTGACTATTATTGATATTCTGCGCAATTCCCGGAATTCCGGGGAGGTAATTCTGATTTTTTAAAGTTGAAAACGAATTTTTAAGCCAGAAATAATAGGATTTTTTTATTTCTTTGGTTATAAGTACCCCCGGAATTCCGAGGGTTTTTTGTTGTAAATTTTTAAGGTTTTTTGATCCATCCATAGCGAATACCCTCCATAACTGCTCTAGCAATTGTTTTACATTTCAGTTTTTTCTTAATGCTTTTATGATAGTCTTCAACTGTATTGTGCTTAATATCGAGTAATTCAGCGCTTTCTCTTACGGTGTATCCTAAAGCGGCTAATGAGAGGCACTCTTTTTCTCGAGGGCTTAACTGTGAATCAACGATCAATGTAGTTCTTAAACTGAGATTAAATAATAAAGTTTTGATGAGTTGACGTTGTTTGAGTGATGGTTTGTGATTACCCAGTTTTATTAAAATACGCGTTATTAGATCAGTGGGCTCATTAATGGATGAACCCTGAGTTAGATCGGAATCCCCTATAGCGGATTTAATCACTTTCTTTTGAGACATAATGACCTCCAAGGCGCAAAATAGGCCCTAATTAAATTTGAAAAAAGAAATATTTTTTAAGATTTATCAGGTGCTATGTTTGTCGAAGTCGCGCTAAGATAGCCTCAAATAGAAGTTTTTGATGACGAAATAAAAAAGTAATGAACCTTTGATTAATAAAAGTAAATTGCCCTAAGGGGGCCCGATGATTTATTCTATAAAAAGTCATGATGCTCGACTCCTAGTAATTTTAGGTTGTTGAGATAAGTGGCTAGCACGGCAAGGTATTACCAGTACCTTGTGCAGTGCGGTTTGGTGCGGGAAGTTATTCCTGCACCAGATTTTTTATAACAGGCAATCCAAATCTTAGCGGTCCCAATAGGTGATCTGCAAGAGGTTTAACTAAATTTATTAAACATTTGAAATAAAAAAGTTTTTTGAATCTTTTTAATTGAAATTAATTAGTTTATTTATTCTTTGTTCAGCAACCTGACAGTAGACGAGCTGGTTATCGATCAGCAAACAGCGTCGATGTAAAGAAAGTGCTGCTAAACCTGTAGTGCCGCTGCCAGAAAATGGATCAACAATCAGATCATTTGGTTTTGAGAGTAATTGGATAAAAAACTGAGGTAATGCAACCGGAAAAACAGCTGGATGACCTTGATTGCGATTTTCAGGGCTCAGATGCAAAACGTTTGTTGGTAGTACTTGTTTTTTGTTACGCCAATTGGCTAAGTCACGCTGAAAGCCACTACCTGTACTAGAACGAACGAAGGGAGATTTTAGATTCTCGAAATTCATCAACCGTTGTTGAGTGGATAAGGCAATCGGGATTTTAATCGCATCCTGATTAATATAAGGTGTTTTTACTTTGGCGAGATGAAACACATATTCCCAGGCATCCCGTAAGCGAGTTGGCCAATATCCTGGCATACTGGTTTTTTTATGCCAGATATAGTCGTCTATGCAATACCAACCTAAGCCAATGAGTTTTTCTATCGTATTCCATACATAATGCTGACGGACACCGTTAACAATTTTATCTTTCATATTCAGCACTAAACTTCCCGTTGGTTTTAGAGCTTGCCAAAACGTGCTATGAAAAGATATGAACCAATCGGCATAATCGCCAGGAGGAATGCTGTTGTAATGTTGTTTCCGTGCATCCGCATACGGTGGAGATGTAACAATCAAATCAACTTGATTAGGAAAAGCGCGCAATTCTTTCTCACAATCGCCATGCAGAATTTTATAATTGTTTTGAAATAAAGACTCATTAACTAAGTTGTTTTGCATAAAGATCCTTCAATTTTCTTCTTCTTCAGACGTATCCGTATCAATCTGCAATTGCGAAAACTGCTGAGTCGCTTGTGAAAGTGTTAATGGGAGAATAGATAATTGTTTAGTGCCGTTGGCATATACAATCAATGCGCGTTTAACATCACCTATTAAAATAGGATCGGGTGGATTATGTGAACCTTGGACTTGATTATCATATTCCAAGCTGCCTTTGAGTGATCGTGGATAGCTAGTGAGTGGTTTACGTTGGTAATCACGATAGCGTTTTTCAAATTCATGGCGTAAAAAGGGTAATTCTTTTTCCGGTTGCTGGCATAAGTAAACCCAACCGCCCATGTCTCGAATGACACAGTGTATAATCGGGTTGTCAAAAACTACACTGTCATAGCGACCTACTGTGCGAATAGCCGTTACTACTTGGCTCCATGCGTTAAGCGCATGACTATGACTATCACCTTGAATTAAAACAATTAAATCAGCAGGAGTTGGCATGCCCCATTTCTGGCGATCGGGATTTTGTAAAGTATTCAGTATCGCTTGTTTTACTTGGGGAAACGGATAA from Rickettsiella endosymbiont of Miltochrista miniata encodes the following:
- a CDS encoding VirB4 family type IV secretion/conjugal transfer ATPase; this encodes MFAKKIKQKNPLPSRLLRNEVNASRHINILGHYNNDTLIDKSGKLIQIIQLAGINELTQSEADLDAYKNRRNSLLKSFSSEYAVYFWTLRRQTTEYPDGEFKPGFAQQLNEKYRERIKRNSLFQNAIYLAIVTKPAAGVINQGFNWISKLSRQLDKEAQQQQLAKTYQALEATTQKVLQVLSDYQPQLLTVYQKDELYFSQPLAFVDQLINYDRQAVPLAAQDASIYIARKRLFFNHRSGTIECRAGDHSKQFAAALSIKMYPAMTYQGLLDSLNSLRMEYTITQSFRFYDRYLAKTRLRDQQQDMQQTKEESNRQTEQIDEAFEEAASGDAGYGQHHFSLLCYANSQEQLNHRVGEIIALFSDRDIVCIREDIGCECAFWAQLPGNFAYIVRAAEISTKNMAAFASLHSDPVGQMQGNFWGNAVTVLETLSGSPFYFNFHTKDVGNFIIVGATGSGKTVLVGFLITQSMKFGGKRVIFDKDRGLEILVRALGGVYEILKPGKSTGFNPCQLNDTSENRTFLLNLFKQLLKSQHKPLDEQEIKIIEDAIAGMYRLNPTERQFCHIAPFFGKNSPGSLRARFECWHSHREQAWVFDNVSDCFEQQQYDTDVIGLDLSHLLKDEVCKTPTLMYLLHRFSQQLEGQRGMIFLDEGWLALQDDYFKNIINDLSRTPRKKNNFFGLATQAAQDTSVSAIQAPINEAAACKIFFPNPMADRKTYIEGFGLTEREFELIKTLPDDSHYFLLNYGRGKESVVLRANLKELDDEIAIISGRQETVSLLDTIHAEVGDDPKIWLPIFQQRRKMEKSRC
- a CDS encoding TrbI/VirB10 family protein, producing MVKQTTSPPEGLPEITEPSRKKPALLILLLSLLLLLGIHFLFHSKKTETKTKFAVEESYTLPNNEGKSSKSSPLKGQSEIKQLSEQQLALLQAKQKELQLRLSAPMMLLEQSGNQSSNSTTPVKSKTLSTDPNSQFLQQLSGSNINKRIQANSLGPLNQLIAQGQIMHAILETAINSDLPGSLRAIIDQPVYAEDGSQVLISPGSRLIGQYKSGMSEGQSRIFIVWTRLITPGGLSLNLDSSGVDSLGMAGTAADVIDRHFWQRFGTATLLSILGAGTSNVGVANNASYNATQAYRMAIANSLNQTAQQTLQQQTTIPPTLWVNQGSPIQVFVAHDLDFRSVHQEAKGKVNVF
- a CDS encoding TrbG/VirB9 family P-type conjugative transfer protein translates to MSERITFLLLSMLIITMGHSMAQAALLPRQVTADQHVKTVNYDPNNVVIIHGHYGYQTQVVFAGDEEVQNISIGDSLAWQAVSVKNNLFIKPMAASKTNMTVLTNVNSYNFQLDSNDTKTSPTYKLQFIYPSAGYDRSGQTNALGVCDPTKINWKYSFTGDKRLAPREAFDCNGQFTYFRFDNSLPAIFIVDKNRQETLVNYHMKGNYVVVNTTAPQFTLRSGRYVTSVYNDAAIGDWQNIK
- a CDS encoding type IV secretion system protein, encoding MKTNTSEAFYQKAADWRYDVYHSKAIWLRYSLIGNIGLLLCLLFTLIMLTCLIPLKQKVPYLYAFNNATGEITKLGKLEPTQLTANWQMTRYFLIHYVINRESYDSDNLEIPYQLAWAQSDVMIRKQYDAEVDSNVLTSPYRKYGKNKAVTVRVLSVSRLNDNTAAIRFEKRLSDKASNTQQVANQEVIVKWHYQSVKATQVQLDRNPLGFTVTYYQVTPVNLNEENRHE
- a CDS encoding type IV secretion system protein; the protein is MMLSAQSFITDTLTAVDGVIGHYVQTVYLQLAVQYNSTLLLLCTLYILLLGYRFTMHTLSADFSTISRHLIVLCIVYGLITNWSLYYLFVYNLFTNEPGDIAQVMVNASNPLTSDQSIAQALNQVYSTGMDASKKLFNGGIRLFFCSIFIFVFTFVCCLTALGLLIYAKLAMAIALALGPIFLPFILWESTRGWFGSWLRKLFNFALIPIVTASILSLMLSVMELVLPDLNSQAAQGNPDFFTMGLFGGLSLVTAFLLKQSLPIASSLSGGLTLAALGQVGSMVSSTLRATGMNAAGRLAGKGIKAIGNVMANKAASQKKSTVNAAVEQGKK
- a CDS encoding type IV secretion system protein, which codes for MLNPIHCTYKTVALSLFMILSFPSYADPISDLVNIAAQIQGYQLQISSIQNTIQGLTHQIQDAVSGQSAWGHSQFTDHQSWGENTDRWGSVLSMAGNGGNNSQLGRTLRALVEEFPVATELYNSVNPNKMDQKYYALKAKTALAARAASQLSYDKIQDQINYANQLRQQIGTTATLKQSVDLESRLTLENNLIQLEMLRQLALINQQHAIDAQAEVNDAVQNAHFLNANYK
- a CDS encoding site-specific DNA-methyltransferase, producing MQNNLVNESLFQNNYKILHGDCEKELRAFPNQVDLIVTSPPYADARKQHYNSIPPGDYADWFISFHSTFWQALKPTGSLVLNMKDKIVNGVRQHYVWNTIEKLIGLGWYCIDDYIWHKKTSMPGYWPTRLRDAWEYVFHLAKVKTPYINQDAIKIPIALSTQQRLMNFENLKSPFVRSSTGSGFQRDLANWRNKKQVLPTNVLHLSPENRNQGHPAVFPVALPQFFIQLLSKPNDLIVDPFSGSGTTGLAALSLHRRCLLIDNQLVYCQVAEQRINKLINFN
- a CDS encoding DUF6475 domain-containing protein translates to MLTDDKKPFLEWLTLLAESFNRKVSSLLLETYWQCLKAYPFPQVKQAILNTLQNPDRQKWGMPTPADLIVLIQGDSHSHALNAWSQVVTAIRTVGRYDSVVFDNPIIHCVIRDMGGWVYLCQQPEKELPFLRHEFEKRYRDYQRKPLTSYPRSLKGSLEYDNQVQGSHNPPDPILIGDVKRALIVYANGTKQLSILPLTLSQATQQFSQLQIDTDTSEEEEN
- a CDS encoding LuxR C-terminal-related transcriptional regulator; the encoded protein is MSQKKVIKSAIGDSDLTQGSSINEPTDLITRILIKLGNHKPSLKQRQLIKTLLFNLSLRTTLIVDSQLSPREKECLSLAALGYTVRESAELLDIKHNTVEDYHKSIKKKLKCKTIARAVMEGIRYGWIKKP
- a CDS encoding type IV secretion system protein VirB3 — translated: MQDYQLEVDPLALALTRPPLFMGIPIRFFFANLGINILICIDFHTLMGIPLFGLFHLVLFRLATKDLQFFCLWLKFFTQTPPVLNSGFWGGTNSYQPG
- the virB11 gene encoding P-type DNA transfer ATPase VirB11, which encodes MSIKALEKHIEPLKPFLQTAGVTEVCINQPGLVFVEKNGNFTCHEIQILEFSFLEALANLIAEFNHKTFPHPLVSGYLPTGERIQCIMPPACEKNNAIYSIRCHSRHEMSLEDYQKTGVFDEFAVVNKDATKETATSLKELHAQKNIAEFLKLAISAKKNMIISGGTGTGKTTFLNACLKLIPDTDRLITVEDTREVKVAQANKVHLLFNEDDKNMTAAKLFKACLRLRPDRILLSELRGAEAWSFLRAANSGHPGSISTVHADTPAGCFDQLVFMMQQAGSNSSEEKLRTYIQSIIPIIIQLKRSANSKRFVEIAEIYFDSG
- a CDS encoding response regulator; this encodes MNHDFANSSLTPRILVVEDDPIIRTIHQQVLASLGCQVDCVSRGQAAIRQLYYDMVLLDMGLPDIPGGNVIKAARTREIQRKPLPFIVVTAHDKENEATYLALGADRVFRKPLARGQLHSLLVEYGLLKNK